A genomic segment from Desulfurispirillum indicum S5 encodes:
- a CDS encoding MarR family winged helix-turn-helix transcriptional regulator, with protein MAKKDTIDKLIKKINAFEKAYKSAIDSRTKKLGITPSQFKVLKALSEQGEMKHKDLTDITLITKGTLTGVVNRLEGAGLVVRKRDKKDSRAQIVSLTEKGVARYEKLNQDYKKIVSGIFSSETEDRLKTHINNLNALQAIVEANSL; from the coding sequence ATGGCCAAAAAGGACACCATAGATAAGCTGATCAAGAAAATTAACGCATTCGAGAAAGCCTACAAGAGCGCTATCGACAGTCGCACCAAGAAGCTTGGCATCACCCCTTCGCAGTTCAAGGTGCTCAAAGCACTCAGTGAACAGGGCGAAATGAAACACAAGGATCTCACTGACATCACCCTGATAACCAAGGGCACCCTGACCGGCGTGGTCAACCGCCTCGAAGGAGCCGGTCTCGTGGTCAGAAAACGTGACAAAAAAGACTCACGAGCCCAAATTGTCTCCCTGACAGAAAAAGGTGTCGCTCGCTACGAGAAGCTGAACCAGGACTACAAGAAAATCGTCAGTGGTATTTTCAGCAGTGAAACCGAAGATCGACTCAAGACACACATCAATAACCTGAACGCCCTGCAGGCCATTGTAGAGGCGAACTCCCTCTAA
- a CDS encoding DUF485 domain-containing protein, with the protein MGIPIAIGVIVVAFVLTGVYVRRANAVYDTLNEEVRKAVMEAEAQRKEHSGESL; encoded by the coding sequence ATGGGCATTCCCATTGCTATCGGGGTCATTGTGGTCGCCTTTGTGCTCACCGGTGTCTATGTGCGCCGGGCCAATGCGGTGTACGACACCTTGAATGAAGAGGTGCGCAAGGCCGTCATGGAGGCGGAAGCCCAACGCAAAGAGCACAGTGGAGAGTCTCTATGA
- a CDS encoding 3'-5' exonuclease, producing MLHTIKQYFNRKGLRDPEYEFLFEPYTGEEAVSFDCETTGLDVHHDEIISIGAVRIRGNQILTSEKLELFFNPQQEMRVESIKIHHLLTCDLVDGVPLEEGIRQFLNFIGNRPLVGYYLEFDVAMVNRVLKPMLGITLPNRQIEVSGLYYDKKIAAIPQGNVDLRFDSIMHDLDLPPFAKHDALGDAIMTAMMYVKLQHIKYLEKF from the coding sequence ATGCTCCACACAATAAAGCAGTATTTCAACCGTAAGGGGTTACGTGACCCTGAGTATGAGTTTCTCTTTGAGCCCTACACCGGTGAGGAGGCGGTTTCGTTTGACTGCGAAACCACTGGACTGGATGTTCACCATGATGAAATCATCTCCATCGGCGCGGTGAGAATTCGCGGCAATCAGATCCTCACCAGCGAAAAGCTGGAGCTCTTTTTCAACCCCCAGCAGGAAATGCGCGTGGAGAGTATCAAGATTCACCATCTGCTGACCTGCGATCTGGTGGACGGCGTTCCCCTTGAAGAAGGGATCAGGCAATTCCTGAACTTTATCGGCAACAGACCGCTGGTGGGATACTACCTGGAATTTGATGTGGCCATGGTCAATCGGGTTCTGAAGCCCATGCTGGGGATTACGCTGCCCAATCGGCAGATTGAAGTATCGGGACTTTACTACGACAAGAAAATTGCCGCTATTCCCCAGGGAAACGTTGACCTGCGGTTCGATTCCATAATGCATGATCTTGACCTTCCCCCCTTTGCCAAACACGATGCGCTGGGCGATGCCATCATGACCGCCATGATGTACGTGAAACTGCAGCACATCAAGTATCTTGAGAAGTTCTGA
- a CDS encoding pyruvate carboxylase — MKRTIKRLLVANRGEIAIRVFRACTELGITTIAIYSKEDLLSLHRYKADEAYLVGEGKGPIEAYLDIDGIIALAKSKNIDAIHPGYGFLAENAEFARKCEENDIKFVGPRADIIEKMGDKVTAKNIAIEAGLPVIPGTAKPIKNQQEALLFAKEHGYPIMVKAAAGGGGRGMRVVRSKDQLLENIESAKSEALKAFGSDAVFLERLLERPKHIEVQILGDEHGNIVHMYERDCSIQRRHQKVIEVAPCLTLSDVQRKAICDDAVLLAKKVGYINAGTVEFLVDQTGKHYFIEMNPRIQVEHTVTEMVTGWDIVQAQINIARGLSMDAPQIGIKSQMDINLHGYAIQCRITTEDPTNNFLPDTGRITAYRSAVGFGVRLDAGSAFEGSVISPHYDSLLVKVTTWGKTLDKAARKMHRALMEFRVRGVNTNLLFLEKVVRDPRFLLGETDTGYIEDSPHLFQFREKRDRATKTIRYIGNIVVNGTDGIPKGKPAGVTFLPPVVPKTAGMTVQDGTKQILDQRGPEGLAKWMKEQKRLLLTDTTMRDAHQSLFATRMRTRDMTRIARACSVHMPEMFSYEMWGGATFDVAYRFLKESPWERMAQLRAEIPNTLFQMLLRGANAVGYTNYPDNVVREFIRISAREGMDIYRIFDSLNWLDGMKVAIEEVGKVGKVAEACICYTGDILDKKRSKYDLKYYVTMAKELEKMGAHVLGIKDMAGLLKPYAATELVKALKDAIDIPIHFHTHDTSANAITTVMKAAEAGVDAVDLAMASMAELTSQPSLNAILYALQGTERDPGIDIAQAQKISNYFEIIRDYYAPFESGLKAGNAEVYEHEIPGGQYSNLRPQAISLGLGERFDDIKRKYAEVNDILGDIVKVTPSSKVVGDLALFMIRNNIETKEQLVERGAKMGFPDSAVSYFKGMMGQPMGGFPADLQKVVLKGEEAITCRPGELLEPVDLEGLRRTISAKFNFEASDIDAISYALYDRVLEDYFKHVDEYGDVSVFDTPVFFYGLDIGEQVEIEIEEGKTLVVQLIAIGEPNEKGYRPVRFELNGVARTVYVKDNEASKNVVSREKADLANAGHLAASMPGKVFKVLVKEGDSVKKDQALVITEAMKMETKVSAGKAGKVSRILVGEGDEVDSGDLLVVVE, encoded by the coding sequence ATGAAACGAACGATCAAAAGACTTCTGGTTGCCAATCGCGGGGAGATTGCCATCCGGGTATTCCGTGCCTGTACTGAACTTGGCATTACCACCATCGCCATTTACTCCAAAGAAGATCTGCTGAGCCTGCATCGCTACAAGGCCGATGAGGCATACCTGGTGGGTGAAGGCAAGGGGCCCATAGAGGCGTACCTGGATATCGACGGGATTATCGCCCTGGCCAAGTCCAAAAATATCGACGCCATCCATCCTGGCTACGGATTCCTGGCAGAAAATGCTGAGTTCGCCCGTAAATGCGAAGAGAATGACATTAAATTTGTCGGCCCCAGGGCCGATATCATCGAGAAGATGGGTGACAAGGTTACGGCGAAGAATATCGCCATTGAGGCGGGTCTGCCCGTTATTCCCGGAACCGCTAAGCCCATTAAGAACCAACAGGAAGCTTTGCTTTTTGCCAAGGAACACGGATATCCCATCATGGTCAAGGCAGCTGCCGGTGGCGGTGGTCGCGGCATGCGGGTGGTGCGCTCCAAGGATCAGCTTCTGGAGAATATTGAGTCCGCCAAAAGCGAAGCTCTGAAGGCGTTCGGCAGTGACGCGGTCTTTCTTGAGCGGCTGCTGGAGCGTCCGAAACACATTGAGGTGCAGATCCTTGGTGATGAACACGGCAATATCGTACACATGTATGAACGGGATTGCTCCATTCAGCGTCGACACCAGAAAGTTATCGAAGTTGCCCCCTGCCTGACACTCAGCGATGTCCAGCGGAAAGCCATCTGCGATGACGCCGTGCTTCTGGCGAAAAAAGTCGGCTATATCAATGCCGGTACGGTGGAATTCCTGGTCGATCAGACCGGCAAACACTACTTCATTGAAATGAACCCGCGCATTCAGGTTGAACACACGGTCACGGAGATGGTGACCGGCTGGGATATTGTACAGGCTCAGATTAATATTGCCAGAGGCCTCAGCATGGATGCGCCGCAAATCGGCATCAAGAGTCAGATGGATATTAACCTTCACGGATACGCCATTCAGTGCCGCATTACCACAGAAGATCCCACCAATAATTTCCTGCCAGACACAGGGCGAATTACCGCCTACCGCAGTGCCGTTGGCTTCGGCGTACGCCTGGATGCGGGCAGTGCCTTTGAAGGCTCGGTGATATCACCCCATTACGATTCGCTGCTGGTGAAGGTGACTACCTGGGGCAAAACCCTTGACAAGGCTGCCCGCAAAATGCACCGCGCCCTCATGGAGTTTCGGGTTCGCGGCGTGAACACCAACCTGCTCTTTCTGGAAAAAGTGGTGCGCGATCCCCGTTTTCTGCTCGGAGAAACTGACACGGGCTATATCGAGGACAGCCCCCACCTCTTCCAGTTCCGTGAGAAGCGTGACCGTGCCACGAAAACCATCAGGTATATCGGTAATATTGTCGTCAACGGCACCGATGGGATTCCCAAAGGCAAGCCAGCCGGAGTGACTTTTCTTCCCCCGGTGGTACCAAAGACTGCTGGAATGACGGTTCAGGATGGTACCAAGCAGATTCTCGACCAGCGTGGCCCGGAAGGCCTGGCCAAGTGGATGAAGGAGCAGAAGCGCCTGCTCTTAACCGACACGACCATGCGCGATGCCCACCAGTCGCTTTTTGCCACGCGCATGCGCACCCGTGATATGACACGCATCGCCCGTGCCTGCTCCGTACACATGCCCGAGATGTTCAGTTATGAAATGTGGGGCGGGGCGACCTTTGATGTTGCCTATCGTTTCCTCAAGGAATCTCCATGGGAGCGCATGGCGCAGCTGCGTGCAGAAATACCAAACACTCTCTTCCAGATGCTGCTGCGCGGCGCGAATGCCGTGGGATACACCAATTATCCCGACAATGTGGTTCGTGAGTTCATTCGCATTTCTGCCCGCGAAGGGATGGATATCTACCGCATATTCGACTCCCTGAACTGGCTTGACGGCATGAAAGTTGCCATTGAGGAAGTCGGAAAAGTCGGCAAGGTCGCCGAGGCGTGCATCTGCTACACCGGTGATATTCTCGACAAGAAACGCTCCAAGTATGACCTGAAGTACTATGTCACCATGGCGAAAGAACTGGAGAAGATGGGAGCCCATGTACTGGGCATCAAGGACATGGCTGGCCTGCTGAAGCCCTATGCTGCCACGGAGCTGGTGAAGGCGCTCAAGGACGCCATTGATATTCCCATCCACTTCCACACCCACGACACCAGTGCCAATGCGATCACGACCGTGATGAAAGCGGCAGAAGCTGGCGTCGATGCTGTCGACCTCGCCATGGCCAGCATGGCGGAGCTGACCAGTCAGCCCTCTCTGAACGCCATTCTCTACGCACTGCAGGGCACTGAACGCGATCCGGGCATTGATATCGCCCAAGCCCAGAAAATATCCAACTACTTTGAAATTATCCGCGATTATTACGCGCCCTTTGAAAGTGGCCTGAAGGCGGGAAATGCGGAAGTCTATGAGCACGAAATCCCCGGTGGCCAATACTCCAACCTCCGACCCCAGGCCATATCCCTTGGACTTGGCGAGCGCTTCGACGATATCAAACGCAAGTACGCCGAGGTCAATGATATCCTGGGCGATATCGTCAAGGTGACCCCGTCCTCAAAGGTTGTCGGCGACCTGGCCCTCTTCATGATCCGCAACAACATCGAGACAAAAGAGCAACTGGTGGAACGCGGAGCCAAGATGGGATTCCCGGACAGCGCCGTTTCCTACTTCAAAGGCATGATGGGGCAGCCCATGGGCGGTTTCCCCGCCGACCTGCAGAAGGTCGTTCTGAAAGGGGAAGAGGCTATCACCTGCCGGCCCGGTGAACTGCTTGAGCCCGTTGATCTGGAAGGTCTGCGCAGAACCATCAGTGCGAAGTTCAACTTTGAAGCCAGTGACATTGATGCCATCAGCTATGCCCTGTATGACCGCGTTCTTGAAGATTACTTCAAACATGTGGATGAGTATGGCGATGTCAGCGTCTTTGACACTCCTGTTTTCTTCTATGGACTGGATATTGGCGAACAGGTGGAAATTGAGATCGAAGAGGGCAAAACCCTCGTGGTGCAGCTGATCGCCATCGGTGAACCCAACGAGAAAGGGTACCGGCCCGTGCGCTTTGAACTCAATGGTGTGGCGCGCACGGTGTACGTCAAGGATAATGAAGCGTCCAAGAATGTGGTTAGCCGTGAAAAAGCCGATCTCGCCAATGCCGGTCACCTGGCGGCGTCCATGCCCGGCAAGGTCTTCAAGGTACTGGTCAAGGAAGGTGACAGCGTGAAGAAAGACCAGGCGCTGGTGATCACCGAGGCCATGAAGATGGAGACCAAGGTGTCTGCCGGGAAGGCCGGCAAAGTCAGCCGTATACTGGTTGGTGAGGGAGATGAAGTGGATTCTGGCGATCTGCTGGTCGTCGTGGAATAA
- a CDS encoding cation acetate symporter, with amino-acid sequence MKIALICLFTLLVCLFAVSSAIAQPIVELSRTGGSWEAAVIFLVFVFITLVIVYMSAKRTRTAKDFYASGGGISAMQNGLAIAGDYMSAASFLGITGLIYLYGYDGFIFSVGFLVGWPIILFLIAEQLRNLGKYTFADVASYRLRQKPIRTLAACGSLSVVLFYLIAQMVGGGKLIQILFGVPYSAAVIIIGILMIVYVSFGGMLATTWVQIIKAIMLLFGATFLAVASLYVVGFSYEFLSMRAVEIHRFRWGIMVPGKMLADPISAISLGLALIFGAAGLPHILMRFFTVSNAKEARKSVFYATGFIGYFYILTFTIGFGAIILVSTNPNYLDAMGRLLGGENIVALHLAHAVGGDFFLGFISAVAFATILAVVSALTLAGASAVSHDLYGSILRKGKVSDSELMKISRRAALGIGILAILLGIAFEHQNIAIMVGVAFSIAASANFPVLFLSMFWSKLTTRGAVIGGGLGLVSVLLLILTGPIVWRDTFGFAEALFPYAFPAIFTIPLAFIGIWFFSITDKSEEGQKEREAYKAQFVRSQTGIESEGIKYI; translated from the coding sequence ATGAAAATTGCGCTGATATGCCTGTTTACCCTGCTGGTCTGTTTGTTTGCCGTTTCTTCTGCCATTGCGCAGCCAATCGTAGAGCTGTCGCGCACCGGTGGGAGCTGGGAGGCGGCGGTGATTTTCTTGGTTTTTGTGTTCATTACCCTGGTGATCGTCTATATGTCAGCCAAGCGTACGCGCACGGCCAAGGATTTTTACGCTTCCGGTGGCGGTATTTCTGCCATGCAGAATGGTCTGGCCATTGCGGGCGACTATATGTCAGCCGCGTCTTTCCTGGGAATCACGGGGCTTATCTATCTCTACGGATATGACGGGTTTATCTTTTCCGTCGGTTTTCTGGTGGGATGGCCCATCATCCTTTTTCTGATTGCAGAACAACTGCGCAACCTCGGGAAATACACTTTTGCCGATGTGGCATCGTACCGGTTGCGTCAGAAGCCCATACGTACTCTGGCGGCCTGTGGTTCCCTTTCCGTGGTGCTGTTCTACCTGATTGCCCAGATGGTGGGTGGAGGGAAGCTGATTCAGATACTCTTCGGTGTGCCCTACAGTGCCGCAGTGATTATCATTGGCATTCTGATGATTGTCTACGTTTCCTTCGGTGGCATGCTGGCTACCACCTGGGTGCAGATTATCAAGGCCATCATGCTGCTGTTCGGCGCAACCTTCCTGGCAGTGGCATCTCTTTACGTGGTTGGTTTCAGCTATGAATTCCTTTCCATGCGCGCTGTGGAAATTCACCGCTTCAGGTGGGGGATCATGGTGCCCGGTAAAATGCTCGCTGATCCGATATCCGCCATTTCGCTGGGGCTGGCGCTGATTTTTGGTGCGGCGGGCCTGCCCCATATCCTCATGCGCTTCTTTACGGTCTCCAATGCCAAGGAGGCGCGGAAATCGGTTTTCTATGCCACGGGCTTTATCGGGTATTTCTATATTCTTACCTTCACCATTGGCTTTGGCGCGATCATACTGGTTTCCACCAATCCCAATTATCTTGATGCGATGGGACGTCTGCTGGGCGGCGAAAATATCGTGGCGCTGCACCTTGCCCATGCGGTGGGGGGAGATTTCTTCCTGGGCTTCATTTCCGCTGTTGCCTTTGCCACTATCCTTGCCGTCGTTTCGGCTCTGACCCTGGCAGGTGCCTCGGCGGTCTCCCATGACCTCTACGGAAGTATCCTGCGCAAAGGAAAGGTCTCCGACAGCGAGCTGATGAAGATCTCACGCCGTGCGGCACTGGGCATTGGCATCCTGGCCATTTTGCTGGGTATCGCCTTTGAACATCAGAATATTGCCATTATGGTGGGGGTGGCCTTCTCCATTGCCGCCAGCGCCAATTTCCCTGTCCTGTTCCTTTCCATGTTCTGGTCAAAGCTCACCACGCGGGGTGCTGTCATCGGCGGTGGCCTCGGACTCGTCAGTGTATTGCTGCTGATTCTGACTGGTCCCATCGTCTGGAGAGATACCTTCGGCTTCGCCGAAGCCCTGTTCCCGTACGCTTTCCCAGCCATCTTCACCATTCCCCTTGCTTTTATCGGTATCTGGTTTTTCTCGATAACCGATAAGAGTGAGGAGGGGCAGAAGGAGCGAGAAGCGTACAAGGCTCAGTTCGTACGGTCACAGACCGGCATTGAGTCAGAGGGAATAAAATACATATGA
- a CDS encoding HD-GYP domain-containing protein, giving the protein MRIIPADKLEVGMVMGEQIEVAGQIMLARGAVLTQPYIDKLRHMGLSNVTIDDSLSQDIEMESTIDQETHRKGTKVVRQAFQDTQEVLESIREEVQGEAEAALDNSKFTSFIKNSPAFNAVIDYTRELLEKIINSSGGIALNSIKQHDAQTFQHSIDVTAMALTLGRELKLPDRHLEDLAFGTILHDIGKIMIPRKILDSPLSSLSRQEIALLKTHSLLGRRMLLNNSRISQRIRSVTVVTQHHEYHDGSGFPYGLKGSQEPWSVNDTKHLSGISHLAEITNIVNTFDNLTSDSQHRPALSYIDAAYIMTNRFYNRFHPAYLDAFLRILNIFPPGANIQIPHGEYQGYLGTVVKSNSEDRFSPVIRLFFDANREKLAEPINIDLSTNDSIQLKRRSVEELKSMEIHLL; this is encoded by the coding sequence ATGAGGATAATCCCTGCTGACAAACTTGAAGTTGGCATGGTCATGGGAGAGCAGATAGAAGTTGCCGGGCAGATCATGCTGGCCCGTGGCGCTGTCCTGACACAACCTTATATAGATAAGCTCCGGCATATGGGTCTGAGCAACGTCACCATAGACGACAGCCTCAGCCAGGATATTGAGATGGAGTCCACCATCGACCAGGAGACCCACCGCAAGGGAACAAAAGTGGTGCGCCAGGCCTTTCAGGACACCCAGGAGGTTCTTGAATCCATCCGCGAGGAAGTTCAGGGGGAGGCAGAAGCCGCGCTGGACAACAGCAAGTTCACCAGTTTCATCAAGAACTCTCCAGCCTTCAACGCCGTCATTGACTATACCCGCGAGCTGCTGGAGAAGATTATCAATTCATCGGGAGGCATCGCCCTCAACAGCATCAAGCAACATGATGCCCAGACCTTTCAGCACTCCATAGACGTCACCGCCATGGCCCTTACCCTCGGGCGCGAACTGAAACTGCCCGATCGCCACCTGGAAGATCTGGCCTTTGGTACCATCCTTCACGACATCGGCAAGATCATGATACCCCGCAAAATACTGGATAGTCCTCTCAGCAGCCTGTCAAGGCAGGAGATTGCCCTTCTGAAAACCCACTCACTGCTGGGAAGGCGCATGCTGCTGAATAATTCTCGCATATCCCAGCGCATACGCTCGGTCACCGTCGTCACCCAGCACCATGAATATCACGATGGCAGTGGATTTCCCTATGGCCTGAAGGGAAGTCAGGAGCCCTGGAGTGTCAATGACACCAAGCACCTCAGCGGCATCTCACACCTTGCGGAAATAACCAATATCGTCAACACTTTTGACAATCTCACCAGCGACAGTCAGCACCGGCCTGCTCTGAGTTATATTGATGCCGCCTATATCATGACCAACCGTTTCTACAACCGTTTTCACCCAGCGTACCTGGACGCTTTCCTGCGCATCCTCAATATATTTCCCCCAGGAGCCAATATCCAGATACCCCATGGGGAGTACCAGGGCTACCTGGGAACAGTGGTAAAAAGCAACTCCGAGGATCGCTTCAGTCCGGTAATTCGCCTCTTTTTTGACGCAAACCGGGAAAAACTGGCAGAACCCATTAACATAGACCTCTCAACCAATGATAGTATTCAGCTGAAAAGGCGCTCAGTGGAAGAACTGAAAAGCATGGAAATTCATCTCCTCTGA
- a CDS encoding putative nucleotidyltransferase substrate binding domain-containing protein — protein MSLNTLDHRVFFSSVEPFCSLEEERFGSVLANIDVAYYRNRDIIMQRGQEPEYYYIIAKGMVEEIDEEENSSFYAVKDSFDAASLLQNRVRHQYIAAEETLCFVLKKEIFLQLIKSDAAFESYFLHNLSEKMNALLERDINKEMASFMATRVRDCVVHPPVVVSHDASIRDAVACMSQNKSDSLIVQFPDGGEGLVTNTDLREKVILPDLSYDTAIGTIVVKKLITIEESDFLFNALLLLIEHSIKRIIVQRDGKTVGVLEQIDLLSSISSKAHLTNMQIQQARTVDELKAASSDVVYLIKSLQQQGVKVRHITKLLGDLNTKIYKKLYELVAPPELIENSALIILGSEGRKEQTLRTDQDNALILRDGFEHPELRQITKDFTDALISFGFPECPGGVMVVNPYWCKSLAAFDSELRRWVSEPAGDNAMNFAILIDASFVAGDVALYEGLREAMHRYIRQDNLFFANFAKNALIFETPLSLFANFVTEKRGRSEELDIKKGAIFPIVHGVRSLALEHYCQHTNTIERIKELNDKGVLDTAFATELIESLSFLLSLRLNIHLQKYERGKVVDNYLNPKDLSNFERDLLRDVFKIVDRFKKYITHHFRINMVR, from the coding sequence ATGTCTTTGAATACCCTCGACCATCGGGTCTTTTTTTCAAGTGTAGAGCCCTTCTGTTCCCTTGAGGAAGAGCGTTTCGGGAGTGTGCTCGCCAATATAGATGTGGCGTATTATCGCAATCGCGACATTATCATGCAGCGTGGCCAGGAACCGGAATACTACTATATCATCGCCAAGGGCATGGTTGAGGAGATTGACGAGGAGGAGAATTCCTCGTTTTACGCGGTGAAAGACAGTTTTGACGCCGCGTCCCTTCTGCAGAACCGCGTTCGGCATCAGTATATAGCTGCCGAGGAGACACTTTGTTTTGTCCTGAAGAAAGAGATCTTTCTGCAGCTGATCAAGAGTGATGCCGCATTTGAAAGCTACTTTCTCCATAACCTTTCGGAAAAGATGAACGCGCTGCTGGAGCGGGACATCAATAAGGAAATGGCGTCGTTCATGGCCACCAGGGTCAGGGACTGCGTGGTGCATCCTCCGGTGGTTGTCAGCCATGACGCCAGTATCCGCGATGCGGTCGCCTGCATGAGTCAGAACAAATCGGACTCGCTTATCGTGCAGTTTCCCGATGGTGGCGAGGGCCTCGTCACCAACACGGATCTGCGGGAAAAAGTGATTCTGCCCGATCTCTCCTACGATACCGCTATCGGCACCATTGTGGTCAAAAAACTGATCACCATCGAGGAGTCGGACTTCCTCTTTAATGCTTTGCTGCTGCTGATCGAGCACTCAATCAAGAGAATAATTGTTCAGCGTGACGGGAAGACCGTCGGCGTTCTGGAGCAGATTGACCTGCTCAGCTCCATCTCTTCCAAGGCGCACCTGACCAACATGCAGATTCAGCAGGCCAGGACGGTGGACGAACTCAAGGCGGCCAGCAGTGATGTGGTTTATCTTATTAAATCCCTTCAGCAGCAGGGCGTGAAAGTGCGCCATATCACCAAGCTCCTGGGTGATCTGAACACGAAAATCTATAAAAAACTCTATGAACTGGTGGCCCCACCGGAGCTCATCGAGAACTCCGCGCTGATCATTCTGGGCAGTGAAGGACGCAAGGAGCAGACGCTGCGCACTGATCAGGATAACGCGCTGATACTGCGCGATGGCTTTGAGCACCCCGAACTGCGCCAGATAACAAAAGACTTTACCGATGCTTTGATATCCTTTGGTTTCCCCGAATGCCCCGGTGGTGTGATGGTGGTGAACCCCTACTGGTGCAAGAGTCTCGCGGCCTTTGACAGTGAGTTGCGGCGCTGGGTCAGCGAACCCGCAGGCGACAATGCCATGAATTTCGCAATTCTCATAGACGCCAGCTTTGTGGCCGGTGATGTCGCCCTGTATGAAGGATTGCGCGAAGCCATGCATCGCTATATCCGCCAGGATAACCTGTTCTTTGCGAATTTTGCGAAAAACGCCCTGATTTTTGAGACACCCCTGTCGCTGTTTGCCAATTTCGTGACGGAGAAACGTGGACGCAGTGAAGAGCTGGATATCAAGAAAGGCGCCATTTTTCCGATTGTGCATGGCGTGCGCAGTCTGGCCCTGGAGCACTACTGTCAGCACACCAATACCATCGAGCGCATCAAGGAGCTCAACGACAAGGGTGTGCTGGATACGGCATTTGCCACGGAGCTGATCGAATCGCTGAGCTTCCTGCTGAGCCTGCGACTGAATATTCACCTGCAGAAGTATGAGCGCGGGAAGGTTGTGGACAACTATCTCAACCCCAAGGACCTCAGTAATTTTGAGCGCGACCTGCTGCGCGATGTTTTCAAGATCGTTGACCGTTTCAAGAAGTACATCACCCATCACTTCAGAATCAATATGGTGCGCTGA